One window from the genome of Pseudonocardia hierapolitana encodes:
- the narJ gene encoding nitrate reductase molybdenum cofactor assembly chaperone yields the protein MTTQAGGQAVVLQAASISLQYPDDTVRETFPLVRTAVDALPAGRPRERLTAFLDHAETTPAGPLAEHYVAVFDRRRRCCLYLTWWSDGETRRRGGALATLKQRYRAAGVDWDSTELPDFLPAVLEYAATTDLVDGLALLQEHRAGLELLRLALLEAGTPYVAPVEAVCALLPGPSPTDVAAAKALARSGPPREQVGLELAPFPMGGPR from the coding sequence ATGACGACGCAGGCAGGCGGGCAAGCGGTCGTGCTCCAGGCGGCGTCGATCAGCCTGCAGTACCCCGACGACACCGTCCGGGAGACGTTCCCGCTCGTCCGGACCGCGGTGGACGCGCTCCCGGCCGGTCGGCCGCGTGAACGGTTGACGGCTTTTCTGGACCACGCGGAGACCACTCCGGCCGGTCCACTCGCCGAGCACTACGTCGCTGTGTTCGACCGGCGCCGCCGCTGCTGCCTCTACCTCACGTGGTGGAGCGACGGCGAGACCCGCCGCCGAGGCGGCGCGCTCGCCACGCTCAAGCAGCGCTATCGCGCCGCCGGGGTCGATTGGGACAGCACCGAGCTGCCCGACTTCCTCCCCGCGGTACTCGAGTACGCCGCCACCACCGACCTCGTCGACGGGCTCGCGCTGCTGCAGGAGCACCGGGCAGGTCTGGAACTGCTGCGGCTCGCCCTGCTCGAGGCCGGCACGCCGTACGTCGCGCCGGTCGAGGCGGTGTGCGCGCTGCTCCCCGGCCCCTCCCCCACCGACGTCGCGGCCGCGAAGGCGCTCGCGCGCAGCGGCCCACCGCGCGAGCAGGTCGGTCTGGAGCTCGCCCCGTTCCCGATGGGAGGACCCCGATGA
- the narI gene encoding respiratory nitrate reductase subunit gamma, whose amino-acid sequence MSALDVLLWGVLPYVTIVILVLGTIWRYRYDKFGWTTRSSELYESRLLRIGSPLFHFGILVVIIGHVIGLLIPKTWTDAAGLSQGAYHVQALLLGGIAGFCTLVGVGILVYRRRTTGPVFMATTKNDKAMYVVLVAAIVVGLATTLLGAAGGEEHNYRLSVAPWFRSLFVLQPDIEAMAHSGLAFQLHTLIGMLLFAIWPFTRLVHAFTAPIQYLFRPYIVYRSRGGGPAARPPRRGWERV is encoded by the coding sequence ATGAGTGCGCTGGACGTCCTGCTCTGGGGCGTACTGCCCTACGTGACGATCGTGATCCTGGTCCTCGGCACGATCTGGCGGTACCGCTACGACAAGTTCGGCTGGACGACCCGTTCGTCCGAGCTGTACGAGTCCCGGCTGCTGCGCATCGGCAGCCCGCTGTTCCACTTCGGCATCCTCGTGGTGATCATCGGCCACGTCATCGGCCTCCTCATCCCGAAGACCTGGACCGACGCGGCGGGTCTGTCCCAGGGGGCGTACCACGTGCAGGCGCTACTGCTCGGCGGGATCGCCGGCTTCTGCACCCTCGTCGGGGTCGGGATCCTCGTCTACCGGCGCCGCACGACCGGGCCGGTCTTCATGGCCACCACGAAGAACGACAAGGCCATGTACGTGGTGCTGGTCGCCGCGATCGTCGTCGGGCTGGCAACCACCCTCCTCGGTGCCGCCGGCGGCGAGGAACACAACTACCGGCTATCGGTCGCCCCCTGGTTCCGGTCCCTGTTCGTGCTGCAGCCCGACATCGAAGCGATGGCCCACTCCGGCCTGGCGTTCCAGCTGCACACGCTCATCGGCATGCTGCTGTTCGCGATCTGGCCGTTCACCCGGCTGGTCCACGCCTTCACCGCGCCGATCCAGTACCTCTTCCGCCCCTACATCGTCTACCGCTCCCGCGGTGGCGGGCCGGCGGCCCGACCACCGCGCCGCGGGTGGGAGCGGGTCTGA
- a CDS encoding universal stress protein, with amino-acid sequence METHDERPVVVGVDASDSARAAADWAGDLAAVWGAPLHLLHSVPADAPVRAASPAWLRELADKAESAGAGASRADVVPGDTIELLTDRADRARMLVLGSYGEGASSGMLAGAVALALAGTVPCPVAVVRGVAPRVAPPRTGPVVVGVDGSATAHAAALLAADIAASMGAPLVAVHAWSDLAETESGLRRMHDDWAQLAEQGGAALAEEVRAVSEVRPALDVRPDLVRDTPLRALLRRAQDARMLVVGHRGGRVAEGMGLGSTSRALVEFAPCPVVVTPPVPAPVVPATHTTDPAR; translated from the coding sequence GTGGAGACACACGACGAGCGACCCGTGGTGGTGGGGGTGGACGCCTCGGACTCGGCGCGCGCCGCCGCGGATTGGGCCGGTGACCTGGCCGCGGTGTGGGGTGCCCCGCTGCACCTGCTGCACTCCGTGCCCGCCGACGCACCGGTGCGAGCGGCATCGCCGGCGTGGCTGCGCGAGTTGGCGGACAAGGCCGAGAGCGCCGGTGCCGGCGCGAGCCGGGCCGATGTCGTACCCGGCGACACCATCGAGCTGCTCACCGACCGTGCCGATCGTGCCCGGATGCTGGTGCTGGGCAGTTACGGCGAGGGTGCCTCGTCCGGGATGCTCGCCGGTGCCGTCGCGCTCGCGCTGGCCGGGACCGTGCCTTGCCCGGTCGCCGTCGTGCGGGGCGTGGCGCCGCGAGTGGCTCCGCCTCGCACCGGTCCGGTCGTCGTCGGTGTCGACGGCTCCGCGACCGCGCACGCCGCCGCGCTGCTCGCCGCGGACATCGCAGCGTCGATGGGTGCTCCGCTCGTCGCCGTGCACGCCTGGTCCGACCTCGCCGAGACCGAGAGCGGCCTGCGTCGCATGCACGACGACTGGGCACAGCTCGCCGAACAAGGCGGCGCGGCGCTCGCCGAGGAGGTCCGGGCCGTGTCGGAGGTCCGGCCCGCACTGGACGTTCGGCCCGATCTGGTGCGCGACACCCCGCTGCGGGCGCTCCTGCGCCGGGCCCAGGACGCCCGAATGCTGGTCGTCGGGCATCGCGGCGGCCGGGTCGCAGAGGGCATGGGGCTCGGTTCGACCAGTCGCGCGCTGGTCGAGTTCGCCCCCTGTCCGGTCGTCGTCACCCCGCCGGTCCCGGCGCCGGTGGTGCCGGCCACCCACACGACGGACCCGGCGCGGTGA
- a CDS encoding nitrate reductase subunit alpha, which translates to MGGRHAAAAGTTEGRAAGPGTDGAVADALLRTGRFFTRRETSDDLRAVYRAGGREGDVFYRDRWSHDKVVRSTHGVNCTGSCSWKVYVKDGIITWESQQTDYPSVGPDSPEYEPRGCPRGAAFSWYTYSPTRVRYPYARGALVEMYREAKDRLGDPVLAWAEVTGDPEKRRRYQRARGKGGHVRVSWDEAVEMVAAAHVHTVKAHGPDRIAGFSPIPAMSMVSHAAGSRFIELVGGCMTSFYDWYADLPVASPQVFGDQTDVPESGDWWNASYLLMWGSNVPITRTPDAHWMAEARYKGQKVVVVSPDYADNTKFADTWLPAQPGTDGALAMAMGHVMLKEFFVDRRVPFFVDYVQRYTDLPFLVALEERSTENGAVYVPGKFLTAADIGDTGEGAEWKTVLFDGRTGEPVVPNGSLGFRYTEAGRGRWNLELGDVAPQLTLFGGAAAEVLLPRFDSLDGTGGVLRRGVPVQRVGGKLCTTVFDLMLAQYGVRRDGLPGTWPSGYDDAAEPYTPAWQESITSVPAQQVVRVAREMARNAEESEGRTMIIMGAGICQWFHGDATYRAVLSLLLLTGSMGRNGGGWAHYVGQEKCRPITGWATMAMATDWSRPPRQMIGTAYWYTHTDQWRYDGYRADALTSPLAQGHLAGMHTIDTIALSARLGWMPSYPQFDRNPLDVADEAGDGDVVAHVVDQLRSGKLKFAIEDPDAPENWPRCLTLWRANLLGSSAKGDEYFLKHLLGTHNNLLAGQTPEDRRPRDVAWRDGEPPEGKLDLLLALDFRMTSSTLLADVVLPAATWYEKHDLNTTDMHPFVHAFTPAIDPPFETRTDFAAFQAIARRFSELAGTHLGVRRDVVAVPLQHDTPGETAQPGGRVRDWRTGEVEPVPGRTMPNFVIVERDYAAIADKMASIGPLLDRLGMTTKAITYQPDEELAHLAAKNGVMLGGAGDGRPAIDTDAKMAEAILTLSATTNGRLAVQGFRELERRTGTRLVDLAEGSEEKRISFADTQARPVPVITSPEWSGSETGGRRYAPFTVNVERSKPWHTLTGRMHFLLDHDWMHEFGETLPVYRAPLDMERLFGEGRPGQLGDDGRSVTVRYLTPHSKWSIHSEYQDNLFMLSLSRGGPVVWMSEADAASIGVRDNDWVEGVNRNGVLVARAVVTHRLPPGVVFVYHAQERVVNVPKSEATGRRGGIHNSLTRIMVKPTHLVGGYAQLSFAFNYLGPTGNQRDEVTVIRRRSQEVTY; encoded by the coding sequence ATGGGCGGGCGACACGCTGCGGCGGCAGGAACGACCGAGGGCAGGGCCGCCGGCCCGGGCACGGATGGGGCTGTGGCAGATGCGTTGCTGCGGACCGGCCGCTTCTTCACCCGCCGCGAGACGTCCGACGACCTACGCGCGGTGTACCGGGCGGGTGGCCGCGAGGGCGACGTCTTCTACCGCGACCGGTGGAGCCACGACAAGGTCGTGCGCTCCACGCACGGGGTGAACTGCACGGGTTCGTGCTCGTGGAAGGTCTACGTCAAGGACGGGATCATCACCTGGGAGAGCCAGCAGACCGACTACCCGTCGGTCGGCCCCGACTCCCCGGAGTACGAACCGCGCGGCTGCCCGCGCGGCGCGGCCTTCTCCTGGTACACCTACTCCCCCACCCGCGTCCGCTACCCGTACGCCCGCGGGGCGCTCGTTGAGATGTACCGCGAGGCGAAGGACCGCCTGGGGGATCCGGTCCTCGCGTGGGCCGAGGTCACCGGCGATCCCGAGAAGCGTCGCCGCTATCAACGAGCTCGCGGCAAGGGCGGCCACGTGCGGGTGTCGTGGGACGAAGCGGTCGAGATGGTGGCCGCAGCGCACGTCCACACCGTCAAGGCCCACGGGCCGGACCGGATCGCCGGGTTCTCGCCCATCCCGGCGATGTCGATGGTCAGCCACGCCGCCGGGTCGCGGTTCATCGAGCTGGTCGGCGGCTGCATGACGTCGTTCTACGACTGGTACGCCGACCTTCCCGTCGCCTCCCCGCAGGTGTTCGGTGACCAGACCGACGTGCCCGAGTCCGGCGACTGGTGGAACGCCTCCTACCTGCTCATGTGGGGGTCGAACGTTCCGATCACCCGCACGCCGGACGCGCACTGGATGGCCGAGGCGCGGTACAAGGGCCAGAAGGTCGTCGTGGTCTCACCCGACTACGCCGACAACACGAAGTTCGCCGACACCTGGCTCCCCGCCCAGCCCGGCACCGACGGCGCACTGGCGATGGCCATGGGCCACGTCATGCTCAAGGAGTTCTTCGTCGACCGGCGCGTGCCGTTCTTCGTCGACTACGTGCAGCGCTACACCGACCTGCCGTTCCTGGTGGCACTGGAGGAACGCTCCACCGAGAACGGCGCTGTGTACGTCCCGGGGAAGTTCCTCACCGCCGCCGACATCGGCGACACGGGCGAAGGCGCGGAGTGGAAGACGGTGCTGTTCGACGGCCGGACCGGCGAGCCGGTGGTCCCGAACGGCTCGCTGGGCTTCCGCTACACCGAGGCGGGTCGGGGTCGGTGGAACCTCGAGCTCGGGGACGTCGCTCCGCAGCTCACGCTGTTCGGTGGCGCGGCCGCGGAGGTGTTGCTCCCCCGCTTCGACTCCCTCGACGGCACCGGCGGCGTGCTACGTCGTGGTGTGCCCGTGCAGCGGGTCGGCGGGAAGCTCTGCACCACGGTGTTCGACCTGATGCTCGCCCAGTACGGCGTGCGCCGCGACGGCCTGCCGGGCACCTGGCCGTCCGGTTACGACGACGCCGCGGAGCCGTACACCCCCGCATGGCAGGAGTCGATCACCTCGGTGCCGGCCCAGCAGGTCGTGCGCGTGGCGCGGGAAATGGCGCGCAACGCCGAGGAATCCGAGGGTCGCACCATGATCATCATGGGGGCGGGCATCTGCCAGTGGTTCCACGGCGACGCCACCTACCGCGCGGTCCTCTCGCTGCTGCTGCTCACCGGATCGATGGGCCGCAACGGTGGCGGCTGGGCCCACTACGTCGGGCAGGAGAAGTGCCGCCCGATCACCGGCTGGGCGACCATGGCGATGGCCACCGACTGGTCCCGCCCGCCGCGACAGATGATCGGCACGGCCTACTGGTACACGCACACCGACCAGTGGCGCTACGACGGCTACCGCGCCGACGCCCTCACCTCGCCCTTGGCGCAGGGGCATCTGGCGGGCATGCACACGATCGACACGATCGCGCTGTCCGCCCGGCTGGGCTGGATGCCGTCCTACCCGCAGTTCGACCGCAACCCGCTGGACGTGGCGGACGAGGCCGGGGACGGCGACGTCGTGGCCCACGTCGTCGACCAGCTGCGGTCGGGGAAGCTGAAATTCGCGATCGAGGACCCGGACGCGCCGGAGAACTGGCCGCGCTGCCTCACGCTGTGGCGGGCGAACCTGCTGGGCTCGTCGGCGAAGGGCGACGAGTACTTCCTCAAGCACCTGCTCGGCACCCACAACAACCTCCTCGCGGGCCAGACGCCCGAGGACCGCAGGCCCCGTGACGTGGCGTGGCGCGACGGCGAGCCACCGGAGGGCAAGCTCGACCTCCTGCTCGCGCTGGACTTCCGGATGACCAGCTCCACGCTGCTCGCCGACGTCGTGCTCCCGGCCGCCACCTGGTACGAGAAGCACGACCTCAACACCACCGACATGCACCCGTTCGTCCACGCCTTCACGCCGGCGATCGACCCGCCGTTCGAGACGCGCACGGACTTCGCCGCCTTCCAGGCCATCGCCCGCCGGTTCTCCGAGCTCGCCGGCACGCACCTGGGCGTGCGGCGCGACGTCGTCGCCGTGCCGCTGCAGCACGACACGCCCGGCGAGACCGCCCAGCCCGGCGGCCGGGTGCGCGACTGGCGGACCGGCGAGGTGGAGCCGGTCCCGGGCCGGACGATGCCGAACTTCGTCATCGTCGAGCGCGACTACGCCGCGATCGCCGACAAGATGGCGAGCATCGGGCCGCTGCTCGACCGGCTCGGGATGACGACCAAGGCGATCACCTACCAGCCCGACGAGGAACTCGCCCACCTCGCGGCCAAGAACGGGGTGATGCTCGGCGGCGCGGGCGACGGCCGCCCCGCGATCGACACCGACGCCAAGATGGCGGAGGCGATCCTCACCCTCTCCGCCACGACGAACGGGCGGCTCGCCGTCCAGGGGTTCCGGGAGCTGGAGCGGCGCACCGGCACCCGCCTCGTCGACCTCGCCGAGGGCAGCGAGGAGAAGCGCATCTCCTTCGCCGACACCCAGGCCCGCCCCGTGCCGGTGATCACCAGCCCGGAGTGGTCGGGCAGCGAGACCGGCGGTCGGCGCTACGCCCCGTTCACGGTGAACGTGGAGCGGAGCAAGCCGTGGCACACCCTGACCGGCCGGATGCACTTCCTGCTCGACCACGACTGGATGCACGAGTTCGGCGAGACGCTGCCGGTCTACCGGGCCCCCCTGGACATGGAGCGCCTCTTCGGTGAGGGCCGGCCGGGGCAGCTCGGTGACGACGGCCGTTCGGTGACCGTTCGCTACCTCACGCCGCACTCGAAGTGGTCGATCCACTCGGAGTACCAGGACAACCTGTTCATGCTCTCGCTGTCGCGCGGCGGCCCGGTGGTGTGGATGAGCGAGGCGGACGCGGCCTCGATCGGGGTGCGCGACAACGACTGGGTCGAGGGGGTCAACCGCAACGGCGTGCTCGTCGCTCGGGCGGTCGTCACGCACCGCCTGCCGCCGGGTGTCGTGTTCGTCTACCACGCACAGGAGCGGGTGGTGAACGTGCCGAAGTCGGAGGCGACCGGTCGCCGGGGCGGGATCCACAACTCGCTGACGCGGATCATGGTCAAGCCCACGCACCTCGTGGGCGGGTACGCGCAGCTGTCGTTCGCGTTCAACTACCTCGGTCCCACGGGGAACCAGCGGGACGAGGTCACGGTCATCCGCCGCCGGTCGCAGGAGGTGACGTACTGA
- a CDS encoding cupin domain-containing protein: protein MRKLSLDALAREQLDAARRSNAGRAAHTAVGGHEHVMRQTVIALLRGRTLAEHVNPGEATVHVLLGRVRLVSGDDAWEGRRGDLLIVPPASHSLEALEDAAVLLTVAKRGSHP, encoded by the coding sequence GTGCGGAAACTGTCACTGGACGCGCTCGCCCGCGAGCAGCTCGACGCCGCCCGCCGCAGCAACGCCGGGCGGGCGGCGCACACCGCGGTCGGCGGGCACGAGCACGTGATGCGCCAGACGGTGATCGCGTTGCTGCGCGGCAGGACCCTGGCCGAGCACGTCAACCCGGGCGAAGCCACCGTGCACGTCCTGCTCGGCCGCGTCCGCCTCGTGAGCGGCGACGACGCATGGGAGGGCAGGCGCGGAGACCTGCTGATCGTTCCGCCCGCGTCGCACAGCCTCGAGGCGCTCGAGGACGCCGCCGTGCTGCTGACCGTGGCGAAGCGAGGCAGCCACCCCTGA
- a CDS encoding MFS transporter has protein sequence MAEDPRESMQIHSHGKPPSARRALVLATVGFAVTFWAWALLSPLGATLREELSLTSFQQSLLVAVPVIVGSLGRIPVGALTDRLGARRMFPTVALLTVLPVLYLGHFADSLAGYLVGGFFLGLGGTTFAIGVPFVNSWYPPERRGLALGIFGAGMGGTAISAFSTVQLAAAFGPNFPFDLVAIVLVVFAAIAFLLLRDRPDRPVPSGSMLTRLAAALRTPVALQLSFLYAVAFGGFVAFSVYLPSYLSTAYGLERGDAALRTAGFVVLAVAMRPVGGWLCDRYPPIPVLTCTYGAVTLLAALAAFELPLAPVGTVAFLGLAAALGVGTGAVFALVARLVEPSRVGAVTGLVGAAGGLGGFFPPLVMGVIYGIFGDYSIGYVLLALTAAAAGALTATVVRRQAARWRGAS, from the coding sequence ATGGCCGAGGACCCGCGGGAATCGATGCAGATCCACTCGCACGGGAAGCCACCGTCGGCACGCCGAGCGCTCGTGCTCGCCACGGTCGGGTTCGCGGTGACGTTCTGGGCGTGGGCGCTGCTCTCCCCGCTCGGGGCGACACTCCGCGAGGAGCTGTCCCTCACGTCGTTCCAGCAGTCCCTGTTGGTGGCCGTTCCGGTCATCGTCGGATCGCTCGGCCGGATCCCGGTCGGTGCACTCACCGACCGGCTGGGGGCGCGCCGGATGTTCCCGACCGTCGCCCTGCTGACCGTGCTGCCGGTCCTCTACCTCGGGCACTTCGCCGACTCGCTGGCCGGCTACCTCGTCGGTGGGTTCTTCCTGGGCCTCGGTGGCACCACGTTCGCCATCGGCGTCCCGTTCGTGAACTCCTGGTACCCGCCCGAGCGCCGCGGGCTCGCCCTCGGCATCTTCGGCGCCGGGATGGGTGGCACCGCCATCTCGGCGTTCTCCACCGTGCAGCTCGCGGCCGCGTTCGGGCCGAACTTCCCGTTCGACCTGGTCGCGATCGTGCTCGTGGTCTTCGCGGCGATCGCCTTCCTGCTACTGCGCGACCGCCCCGACCGGCCGGTCCCGTCGGGCTCGATGCTCACCCGCCTTGCCGCCGCGCTGCGGACGCCGGTGGCGCTGCAGCTCTCCTTCCTCTACGCCGTGGCGTTCGGCGGGTTCGTCGCCTTCAGCGTCTACCTGCCCTCCTACCTGAGCACCGCGTACGGCCTGGAGCGCGGCGACGCCGCACTGCGGACGGCCGGCTTCGTCGTTCTGGCGGTCGCGATGCGGCCGGTCGGAGGCTGGCTCTGCGACCGTTACCCGCCGATTCCCGTCCTCACCTGCACCTACGGGGCGGTGACCTTGCTGGCCGCTCTCGCCGCGTTCGAGCTGCCCCTCGCCCCGGTCGGTACCGTCGCCTTCCTCGGACTCGCGGCGGCGCTCGGCGTCGGCACCGGTGCGGTCTTCGCGCTCGTCGCGCGCCTGGTCGAGCCGAGCCGGGTCGGCGCGGTGACCGGCCTCGTCGGTGCCGCCGGCGGGCTGGGCGGCTTTTTCCCGCCGCTGGTGATGGGCGTGATCTACGGGATCTTCGGGGACTACTCCATCGGCTACGTGCTGCTCGCGCTCACCGCGGCAGCCGCGGGCGCGCTCACCGCGACGGTCGTGCGCAGGCAGGCGGCCCGCTGGAGAGGCGCGTCGTGA
- the narH gene encoding nitrate reductase subunit beta translates to MRVMAQMGMVMNLDKCIGCHTCSVTCKQAWTNRSGVEYVWFNNVETRPGQGYPRRYQDQETWKGGWVLGRRGRLQLKAGGRFRKLFSIFANPVLPNIRDYYEPWTYDYENLTDAPLGDDFPVAQPKSLISGEPMAVEWSANWDDDLGGAPEHGPRDPIVERIRRESEDKVKFDYERAFMFFLPRICEHCLNPSCVASCPSGAMYKRAEDGIVLVDQDQCRGWRMCVTGCPYKKVYFNHRTGKAEKCTFCYPRVEVGLPTVCSETCVGRLRYIGLFLYDADRVTAAASVEDEHDLYEAQLDLLLDPHDPQVIAAARRDGIAEDWIAAAQRSPVFRLAKEYRVALPLHPEFRTMPMVWYIPPLSPVVDRLAETGHDGEDAGNLFGAIDALRIPVEYLAELFTAGDVEPVRTVLQRLAAMRSYMRDVTLGRPRNESIAESVGMTGAEILEMYRLLAIAKYEERYVIPTAYEAQAHDLEEIGCSLDVDGGPGMVGSGPFGEASGRPMPVSVETFHALRDRQTSDTFADPSERGARINLLNWDGKGRPPGLFPPPRESPPGPGDITGRSRPDPAPTPGETR, encoded by the coding sequence ATGCGCGTGATGGCCCAGATGGGCATGGTCATGAACCTCGACAAGTGCATCGGCTGCCACACCTGTTCGGTCACCTGCAAGCAGGCGTGGACCAACCGCAGCGGCGTCGAGTACGTCTGGTTCAACAACGTCGAGACCCGGCCCGGGCAGGGCTACCCGCGCCGGTACCAGGACCAGGAGACGTGGAAGGGCGGCTGGGTGCTGGGCCGCCGCGGACGGCTGCAGCTCAAGGCCGGTGGGAGGTTCCGGAAGCTCTTCTCGATCTTCGCCAACCCGGTCCTGCCCAACATCCGCGACTACTACGAGCCCTGGACCTACGACTACGAGAACCTCACCGACGCCCCGCTGGGCGACGACTTCCCCGTCGCCCAGCCGAAGTCGCTGATCTCCGGCGAGCCCATGGCCGTCGAGTGGAGTGCCAACTGGGACGACGACCTCGGCGGCGCCCCCGAGCACGGCCCGCGCGACCCGATCGTCGAGCGGATCCGGCGCGAGTCCGAGGACAAGGTCAAGTTCGACTACGAGCGGGCCTTCATGTTCTTCCTGCCGCGCATCTGCGAGCACTGCCTGAACCCGTCGTGCGTGGCCTCGTGCCCGTCCGGCGCGATGTACAAGCGGGCCGAGGACGGGATCGTCCTCGTCGACCAGGACCAGTGCCGCGGCTGGCGGATGTGCGTCACCGGCTGCCCTTACAAGAAGGTCTACTTCAACCACCGCACCGGCAAGGCCGAGAAGTGCACGTTCTGCTACCCGCGGGTCGAGGTCGGACTGCCCACGGTGTGCAGCGAGACCTGCGTGGGGCGGCTGCGCTACATCGGCCTGTTCCTCTACGACGCCGACCGCGTCACCGCGGCGGCCTCCGTCGAGGACGAGCACGACCTGTACGAGGCGCAGCTCGACCTGCTGCTCGACCCGCACGACCCGCAGGTGATCGCCGCCGCGCGCCGCGACGGCATCGCCGAGGACTGGATCGCGGCCGCCCAGCGCTCGCCGGTCTTCAGGCTGGCGAAGGAGTACCGGGTGGCGCTCCCGCTGCACCCGGAGTTCCGGACCATGCCGATGGTCTGGTACATCCCGCCGCTCTCCCCCGTCGTCGACCGGCTCGCCGAGACGGGGCACGACGGCGAGGACGCCGGCAACCTCTTCGGCGCGATCGACGCGCTGCGCATCCCCGTCGAGTACCTCGCCGAGCTGTTCACCGCCGGTGACGTCGAACCCGTCCGCACTGTGCTGCAGAGGCTGGCAGCGATGCGGTCGTACATGCGCGACGTCACCCTGGGCCGGCCGCGCAACGAGTCGATCGCGGAATCCGTGGGGATGACCGGCGCCGAGATCCTGGAGATGTACCGGCTGCTCGCGATCGCGAAGTACGAGGAGCGCTACGTCATCCCCACCGCATACGAGGCGCAGGCCCACGACCTCGAGGAGATCGGCTGCAGCCTCGACGTCGACGGCGGGCCCGGGATGGTCGGCAGCGGCCCGTTCGGCGAGGCCTCCGGACGCCCGATGCCGGTGTCGGTGGAGACCTTCCACGCCCTGCGCGACCGCCAGACCAGCGACACCTTCGCCGACCCGAGCGAGCGCGGCGCCCGCATCAACCTCCTCAACTGGGACGGCAAGGGCCGCCCGCCCGGTCTCTTCCCGCCGCCGCGCGAGTCGCCACCGGGACCCGGGGACATCACCGGCCGCAGCCGACCCGATCCCGCCCCCACGCCGGGGGAGACGCGATGA
- a CDS encoding ArsR/SmtB family transcription factor, with the protein MSTPLHQLKAEFFKTLGHPVRIRVLELLSIREHAVSELLREIEIEPANLSQQLAVLRRAGLVTARREGAAVHYALTSPQVSELLAVARSILTGVLSGQLELFDDLRTSS; encoded by the coding sequence GTGAGCACGCCGCTCCACCAGCTCAAGGCGGAGTTCTTCAAGACGCTCGGCCACCCGGTGAGGATCCGAGTGCTGGAGTTGCTCAGCATCCGGGAGCACGCCGTGTCGGAGCTGCTCCGAGAGATCGAGATCGAGCCGGCGAACCTCTCGCAGCAGCTCGCGGTGCTGCGCCGGGCGGGCCTGGTGACCGCGCGCAGGGAAGGGGCGGCCGTGCACTACGCGCTGACGAGCCCGCAGGTCTCGGAGCTGCTGGCGGTGGCCCGGTCGATCCTCACCGGCGTCCTGTCCGGGCAGCTCGAGCTGTTCGACGACCTGCGGACCTCGTCGTGA
- a CDS encoding CBS domain-containing protein, producing MQVRNVMSSPAVSVGPDVTVAAAASLLAEHRFTALPVVEDGELVGIVTEIDLLHGRVRHDARPPLPAAELAMGAVPQTVADVMAVDVLIAAPTTDVADVVEAMRTRRVRSVPVVTGGVRGRELIGVVTRRDILAAIARDDGQLAHDVCNRLARHALPGRWHVDVHDGIVTLGDPFDDETGRQIAALLAGSVRGVIGVRIAAVQL from the coding sequence ATGCAGGTCCGGAACGTGATGAGCAGCCCCGCGGTGTCGGTCGGGCCGGACGTGACGGTCGCCGCTGCGGCGAGTTTGCTGGCCGAGCACCGGTTCACCGCTCTCCCCGTCGTCGAGGACGGGGAGCTCGTCGGCATCGTCACCGAGATCGATCTTCTGCACGGCCGGGTGCGTCACGATGCCCGCCCGCCCCTGCCGGCCGCCGAGCTCGCGATGGGTGCCGTCCCGCAGACGGTGGCGGACGTGATGGCGGTTGACGTGCTCATCGCCGCCCCGACGACCGACGTCGCCGACGTCGTCGAGGCCATGCGTACCCGCCGTGTCCGCTCCGTGCCGGTGGTCACCGGCGGCGTGCGTGGTCGCGAGCTCATCGGCGTCGTCACCCGCCGCGACATCCTGGCCGCGATCGCGCGCGATGACGGCCAGCTCGCGCACGACGTGTGCAACCGGCTGGCGCGCCACGCCCTGCCGGGCCGCTGGCACGTCGACGTGCACGACGGGATCGTCACCCTCGGCGACCCCTTCGACGACGAGACGGGGCGGCAGATCGCCGCGCTGCTCGCCGGATCGGTACGAGGCGTCATCGGAGTCCGCATCGCGGCGGTTCAGCTCTGA
- a CDS encoding AAA family ATPase, producing MGGLPGTGKSTLSGALADRFGAVVQSSDRIRKELAGIDPTRPAGAAFGQGIYAPERTEELYAELLHRAEQLLGRGESVVLDASWTSAPHRAAAADIARRTSSELLQLECRAGAETTARRVAERHDDPSDATVPVATLMASVADPWPDAVPIDTAGPVGFALERATALWRDAAG from the coding sequence GTGGGCGGCCTGCCCGGCACCGGGAAGTCCACCCTGTCGGGCGCGCTCGCCGACCGGTTCGGCGCTGTGGTGCAGTCCAGCGACCGCATCCGCAAGGAACTCGCCGGGATCGACCCGACGCGGCCCGCCGGCGCCGCGTTCGGCCAGGGCATCTACGCCCCCGAGCGCACCGAGGAGCTCTACGCCGAGCTGCTGCACCGCGCGGAGCAGCTGCTCGGCCGGGGCGAGTCGGTCGTGCTGGACGCCTCCTGGACCTCGGCGCCGCACCGCGCGGCCGCGGCGGACATCGCCCGGCGCACCAGCAGCGAGCTGCTACAGCTGGAGTGCCGTGCCGGCGCCGAGACGACGGCCCGCCGCGTCGCCGAGCGTCACGACGACCCGTCCGACGCGACCGTGCCCGTCGCCACGCTCATGGCGAGCGTCGCGGACCCGTGGCCGGACGCAGTCCCGATCGACACGGCGGGCCCGGTCGGGTTCGCGCTGGAGCGCGCCACGGCGCTCTGGCGAGACGCGGCCGGTTGA